Genomic DNA from Paenibacillus sp. KS-LC4:
AATAACTGGCATTGTCAGGCTCTGCGGCAATCGCTTGCTCAAACCAGACAATAGCCTGTTCAAAATCGCTGTTCAAAATGAAAGCATACGCCTTTTTGATACAAGCATCCCCATTCATTACCGCCCATCCTCCTTGTACACAGGTTGATGGTACAGCATATGTGAGGAGCGGTATTACTGTTCAGCGTTTTTTAAAGTCCAGCGGTTTTTATCACGTGTATTGAATTTATCCATGACTTTATTGTGTGCTTCCGTTAAATCAATATCGAGCGAATTGGCAAAGCAGGATAAAAGAAATAAAATATCGCCAAGCTCCATTTCAATGGAGTTGTCAGCTTCATCCGCCTTTTTGCGTTTCTCGCCGTAGGAATGGTTCACTTCACGCGCAAGCTCGCCGACTTCCTCACTCATTCTTGCCATCAGTGCCAGTGGACTAAAGTAGCCTTCTTTAAATTGAGAAATATAATCATCCACTTCTTGCTGGATATCTGCTAACGTTTTTTGAGCCATACGTGCAATTCCCTTCTTTCAAGACTATCTTTTTCCACAGCTATGGAAGCCCGAAAAGCAAGTCAAAACTAATTGTTGTCAATAATTCATATGTTAACGCAAAGAGACGATGAAAACAATGTTTTTGAACGATGAAAATTGCGCTATACTACAGAATGGAAACCGCCATCGGATCATCATCGCCGTTTTTCGGCTCCCTACTCTACAGGATTATCGCCAGCAGTAGACAGCGAAGCGAATAAGTGAAATAATGGATTTTTTATGCTTATATGCTTATATTTTAAAAAAGGGGATTTTTAATGATGCTTCGTAAAGCAACTAAGCAATTGCAAATTATTTTGCCCATTCTGCTAGGCACAGCGATATATGCTTTTGGGCTGCACTATTTTCTTATACCGAATATGCTTATGGAGGGCGGTGTAACGGGTATAGCGGTTCTTCTCAATTACGCAGCCGGATGGCCGCTGTCCATTACAACGCTTGTCCTCAACATTCCTTTGTTTCTACTGGGCTGGAGGACGCTTGGCCGTACCGAAATGCTTTATACGCTCGCTGGCATCGTTTCACTTTCCTTTTTCCTTGGCGTCATGGAGCAGCTTATTGCCAAAGGCTGGGTCGTAACGTTTCACACTTCAACCGATTACATACTTGCTGCTTTATATGCGGGGGTAACGCTCGGCGCAGGGCTTGGCATCGTCTTTCGTTTTGGAGGGACGACGGGCGGTGTCGATATTATAGCCCGAATCGTATCACGCCGCAAAACGCTTAGCATGGGACAAATTATTCTCATTCTCGATATTGTAATAATCGGAGGCTCGCTCTTTTTTATTCCTATCGAAAAAGTGCTGTACACGCTCGTAACGGTATTTGTTGCCGCCAAGCTCATTGATTTTATTCAGGATGGCGCCTATGCCGCCAAATCCTTCTCCATTATTACTGACAAAGGGACCCCGATGGCGCAGCGCATTACGATTGAGATGGAACGCGGTGTGACGCTAATGCCGGCAAAAGGCGCTTTTTCCGGTCAGCAAAAGGAAATCGTATATTGCGTCGTTCAGCGGCAGGAGCTGCGACGCCTTAAAGCAATCGTTCGCAGTGTAGATCCTCGTGCATTCGTCATCATAAATGATGTCCATGATGTGCTGGGTGAAGGCTTCAATGAGGAATAGATGCATAAAGCCGCTCCCATCAAGGGAGCGGCTTTATGCCGTAAGGCTGCTGCTTGTATTTACGCCAGCTTTTATAGGCAAGCACCGCCATAATAATAGCTCCGAGCAGCAGCGTCCAGCTTACCGGGTTAGCCGATGCGGGTGGCGCAAGCGCAGGCTCATCCGTAACTGATTGCGGCTTGTCCGTGAACAATCTGCTTACGGCTGCTCCAAGCTGCG
This window encodes:
- a CDS encoding nucleotide pyrophosphohydrolase, which translates into the protein MAQKTLADIQQEVDDYISQFKEGYFSPLALMARMSEEVGELAREVNHSYGEKRKKADEADNSIEMELGDILFLLSCFANSLDIDLTEAHNKVMDKFNTRDKNRWTLKNAEQ
- a CDS encoding YitT family protein; amino-acid sequence: MMLRKATKQLQIILPILLGTAIYAFGLHYFLIPNMLMEGGVTGIAVLLNYAAGWPLSITTLVLNIPLFLLGWRTLGRTEMLYTLAGIVSLSFFLGVMEQLIAKGWVVTFHTSTDYILAALYAGVTLGAGLGIVFRFGGTTGGVDIIARIVSRRKTLSMGQIILILDIVIIGGSLFFIPIEKVLYTLVTVFVAAKLIDFIQDGAYAAKSFSIITDKGTPMAQRITIEMERGVTLMPAKGAFSGQQKEIVYCVVQRQELRRLKAIVRSVDPRAFVIINDVHDVLGEGFNEE